acattaggcatattggagataccaatgtttcatttccaaagcttgattctaatatgtctccgcctatgcttggcttttcatgcatggcttacaaacagaagaattgcacaaaagtttaaattaaatgtggtaatcatcgtgtgcaaccaaacagaaaagtatgactaaaattaactgtatcgaaatttatttggcttcctgacttaaaaaaaattgctcacatttgcttgcctggttattttcacttttttaaaaaaaagttaactcatgatcgcgcaatgtaaattttctgatagctgcttttggtagtgataaaatgagatgtagcaaaatactttatcgattatagtaattaaatttcttgcctattcagggcttaagagttctatgaaaactatgttaaaatgtttaccttgaacatactcgcgttaaatgttgaaaagtcttaaatctagatagacatcagcctgcaacccaggcctggctgtttgcaattcaaaaccttaacatgaacagatcaccgtaaattctgtgaagcacttgattacactgaatttattactaaacataaaaagtctaaggtcgattcaacctttgcgcaccatacatatgtagaattagtactttaaataggtttaataaagaactattaaacttctaagttgacatttggggaaaaatttagtgatggataacttttacaagtacatttacgaaagtgtgggaaaagtatcacataccgacaactccaaaatggttgaaaaaaaacaaaaataagccagagttatcttctctacgcaaaagtcccggtttattagataaaaaattcatacatgtgtgtgatgtgatgtccccaaagttagtgttaaattctcatgagctataactgaaaaacggataagatgacagctccaaaaatcagtgcatgtgtaaacccaacaaaaactgttttaatatgttattttttaaagctcttaatgatagatgaaaaatgtcctcaaagtgatggtaaaaatatcgcgtccccaattgcatgcgtttacaagactgtgtgtgtgtgtgtgcgtgcgtgcgtgcgtgcgtgtgtgcgtatgtgcatgcgtgtgtgtatgcatgcgtGTGAGTGAGAGTAAGTCTGAGTGTGAGTGAGAGTGAGTCTGaatgtgtgtgtgagtgtgtgtgagtagacgtgtgtatgcgtgtgcaCGGGCTCGCGTGTGCACGGGCTCGCGTGTGCGCGGGTGCGCGTATGCGCATGTGCGTGTGCGAGTGTGTATGTGTGTTTATCTCAttcattagtaaaaatataacattaataaaGATTATGCATTTatacattaaatttttattgtaataattgtatatttTTTGGAGTTACGCTTGTTTAGGTGTTTGCTTCATtgctttttttttaaagatCGAAGGTATAAAATTTTGGAGGTTCTTTTAAAATGGCTGCTCTCCTTAAAATTTACTCATATGTTGAACAAATGAACCtaataagattttttttaagTGAAGTAGTCAGACCAAGTGAAACTAATAGGAGTATGAAAGCTTAATATAGTTCTTATTGCTAGAACCAAAACCGGTTTTTAAACAGCGTAATAGTTTTGAGGAAGCAAAAGATTATCTTGAGGACAAATCAAGGTCAGGTAGGCCAAAAGAGACAGCTATGTCAGCCAATTGGGGGCCTTGAACAAGCTCGTCAGAGAAGACATGGGATGTTAGTTAAGAAAACTGCTAAAGCATTGAGATGCTCCATTGGAACAATACAATCTATTCTTCAAAAGGATACTGGGTACTCCAAGGTGTGCTGCAGGTTAGTACCTAGCATGCTCAGTGATGCCGCCATAGCTAAGCAATTGAAATTTTCTAGGAAAAGTTTGAACATAGTTAAAGGAAAGTGAGcttgttttttaaacaaatttgggacttttgtttcgacttggatGGTTTGCTATCAGCCAGAGTCAAAGTAGCAGTCAATGTGATTGAAACACCCATTATTTCCTGtcaaaaattttcaaagaaGCACAGAAAAACGTCAAAAATAATGTTGACAGTGGTTTAGGATGTGAGAGGCAACATTTCAGTGCGCGTTTTTGGGCAGGAAACTACAGTGAAAAGTAAAATTTCTGTCAACTTATATACCAAGTTTAGAAGGACATTAATACCAAGATAACATATAGCCGGATAGCATCCCTATCTTTCCTTTTCTTGGCTAACTGTTGTACTCATTGAATATggctatttttatttcataagcCCATTTGCTCTCATTTTCCACCCTACAAGTTCTGGTTAGTTTGCCAAGACTTGCTTTTCAGTCCGAATGTACAAGGAAGAAGACATCATGTAAGACAAGAATGTTGCATGTACCAATTGTATTGATGATTTTACACACAAGCTTTACCTTGCTAAAACATTCACTTTTTGTCAATTGCTCACTTCTACACTAAAATATTGTATTGCCTATTGATGTTTTTTGTAAAGCGTTTCCTtgagttttttataattttcattagTGATTACAATCATTCAGTTCTATATTTGACTTTTGTTGTAGAATTACACTAAGTGTCTGTTTATAAGAGAGATCAGTTGAGTACATTGAATCAAGTTTCAGAGCAGTTCTTCctggttaaaaaaatatcacCTAACTCAGCTAAAGCAAGCAATATGTGTATCAGCAGTGAAACAGCTGAACACATCAGCTAGAGTGAATGCTGACACTTGAATTATACTTTTCCAAAATGTGTCAAATTAAGTGATATAGGTCTAGTGGTACACGATACTTGAAAACCAATTTACATTTTGTTGAATCGCAGGTACACGATTTCTAAAATATTCTGTCAAACTGTACTTTAGTAAAGAATCAATACAGTACATACTCAAcagcattatttatattgttatattttgccTTTGGAAAATATTACTATGCATCAAATATTTCCATAGTACAAGTAATTACATGAGTAAATAATTATGGATTAAATGCGAAACATTAATATTGGGAAGGGATATTTGGAATTTCAGATTACGTCGTTGGTATATTCAATATTcataaaagttatataatcaGCTAACAAGGTTAAGGAAATATTAAGTCAGTAAAGTTACCATGTATCTATTTAATTTAGTTAGCTCATAAACTCAGTACACATGAAGCATGCTATTTAGAACAGACAACACAAGCTAATTCTGCATCCTGAATATAAGGTGGGCAGTATCCAAGCTGGCTGCAGCTTccttgaacaaaataaaacagcgCTCCATCTGAATTGGCATGCAGTCCAGTTAAGGCTTCTGGTTCTTTGTCCATACAGACATAGTTGTACGCTCTTTTTTGACCGTGGTGCCCTGACATCAGATATCCTTCGTACTCCTAAACAAAAATGAGctcagtttttatatttaataattactCACAATTTTGTATTTACTAACCAAATTACATTTGCTTATTCATCCTAATGTAAATATTGGTCTAATTCCTTTCTTATTTGTATCTTATTATTAAGTTGGGAGTTATCTACTTATGTTTGTGATAAAAACTAGAAAACAACTACCTTTTTATCATGGTACTGTGATGATAATCGCATTGAAgattgaaaaaaactttgtgtcAAACTAAGCATATGCGAAAACTTGCTGCAAAAATTCCGTATGGTGCTATTCTATATCGTTTACAAAACTAGCAAATTAATTACTTTCTTGCTAATGTGCATATTAAGGCTTACCGGTATATCTCATTttgaaattgtattttataatatCAGCATATATGCAATATGAGTTTAAATAAGATGATATATGATAATTCACCTTATTCCAAGATGATGGGCAAGTTCTTTTAGCAGGTATCATAATAATTGTAGACCTGCTAGGAAGGTAGCATCTAGAACAGGGTACATTCTGGTCATGCATACGACTGGGAAATATATTAGAGTCGCTCTGGTACTCTGCTCCATATATGTAATTACCCTGGTCACCACCTAAATATGAGTTATACTCTGGCTCTGAAGGAAGACATGTATAGACAGATGAGCCTCCTTCGTGGTTATAGTGTTGCCCTGCTGCTAGCCCTGTATGATAAATCAATAAATCTTGAAATATAATTAACTGCCATACTATTCAGCACTTGAAATAACTGAATAAACAAGCAATATATTCtgataattttgcaaaattaagaaaatttaaataaatggcAAGTAACCTTTTCTACTTGATAGAGTTAGCTGCTAAAAACTGGAAGGAAGCAAAAACATTCTGTAACCAACCTGTGTAGAGGAGCTCTGAAGAGTTACCACATAATTTCCTGCCCCATCTAATGTACGAACTTCCTCCTCCAGAAGCTGGTTGTATATCAACTACAAAATGATCAAGTTCCATGTTGCaaaatttccattttttataaaaataaagtctagttttcaatttttcattatCACAGATCTAAGTCTCATACATTTTCGTTTAGCATCTAAATGTTTTGCACATAATGAGCAGTAAAGAATTTTCAAGTCTTTCATCATAAATCACCCATTAAATCTACCATGAGCAAACTTCCTGTTGCCTTCggaataatagttttattaatttcaagcTTTTCTTTATACCAAATCTTCAATTGTTTACAGCGTACTGTAAAAGGGTAACTTATCTAACCCCCTGAAGAGGGTCCTCTTCTCTCCTCATCTGTTTGCAGTTGTTGTTCAATTTCATCCAACTTTCGGTTGTTACTTTGGAGGAGGCTCAGCAACCCATGAGCAATTGTTTGGTTAAACTCTTGTAGGAGTTCGTCTGAAAATAATATTGGTGTTTCTTATCTcaaaataatataaactttgTAGTGTGACACTcattttactatataaatactttaCTCCAAACTAATATGAGCTGTTTTCCTTTTCATTGAAATGAAGTGTCGTTTTAGATGATGctcaacttgttaattattaaaaacatacCATTATCAGAGAGCCTGGCAGATGGTCGCTCTACAACTGACTTTGTCTGGTTCACCAATTTTCCAACTCTCATTCTCAGTCCAGCCAGATCTGACTCTTCACAATCTCTACCATCTCTACCGTCCCTACCATCTCTTCCTGGAGGTCCTCTTAAGTATGAAAGTTGTCCTGTTGGTAAAACATGCAACAAcagtttttgtttctttttcgATGCTCAAGTTTTTCatgaaattaaaataatctAAATGTGCTATGAATCagaacaaataaaaactttagcAAAAGTTCTAAAAACTTTCAGGAGTGTCTAGTTCACATTTACGCAATACAGAACACCAGCAACTGTCATAAGAAAACGAAATACGTGTATTTAAAGTTTCCAATGACTTTCCTTCTGGCTGcccaaaatattttagttaaacCTGTACATGCAACCGCGTTCATAAGCAATCCTACTAATATCATcaacatttatacatttaataaCCATTGTATATCTAGCTCTGATTACACCTGTCATGACATCATCAAGTCTTAATCAATAGCAAGTCTCTGTTTATTTAACACATTTACTCCTCTCTGCTTTTAAGATTATTTGTATTGAGGAGTTTTGCTCTCCTGACCAACGCTGATCTTAGTAGTAAGGTCAATAGTTTTGTTTAAGTTTGACAGTTAAACATGAATTAAACTACATTTTAAACGTTTATAGCTATCTAGTATTTTGAGCAGATGAATATTATACCAACTTTATCCTGCTCACAGGCCCGAAAAAGTGTCAGTTTATGATATATCGAGGTCATTTATTGATTCCTTTAATGCATATCTCTATGCTTTTTGTCAATCAATTGAGAGTTGTCTATTTATGTTAGTAGCGCATTGAGAAAACAGCTCCCTTTTCATCATGGTACCATGAAAATAACAgtattcaaattgaaaaaaaacatatAGCTAGCGTAGAGCTGAGGAACTGAACAAATCCACTGTAAAAGTACTGCTGTGTGCCGTTCCACATCTTGTAGGAAGCTAGAAAACtaataattatgttattgagccTATTGCATTGATATAAAAGCTGAATAccaaaaatctattaaaattttgcgaTAGTGAGTGTTACATTTTTGCTAATTTACCTGGTGATAATTGACTCAGTATGCCATCACTGACTCCCTCGTCTTCTGCTGATCTTTTTTGTATGGCATGTTCCATATCATTTGGAGACATCATTGACACCTACATACATATAAAGTTTTCTAATATCACAATCCTATGAACCTCTGCATTTGAAACAGTTTCTTATCCAATAAGTGAACAGCTCAAATTCATTTATCTTCTGACcaatttttaatcatttgatgCGAGATAATTTACTGATTTTTTCTCTATAAAACCAAGATGTTTACTAAAGAAGAATCTCCGCTAGGCGCAAGTGCATGTTCTAAGTTCACTGTCTATATTACACACAACATACTTTGATCATGCGTCATTATCATATTGTATGTTATATAGAGTTGCAAGTATTTAGTCATTTATATGTACCTGCACTTGGAGATATTTAAACATGTGTGACAAAACtacttttaaaatgaaaacaaactCCCATGTGACCATTCAcaattttacaacaaaattaaaaattattaggCTCTGCTGTACATTCCTACTTGTATCAGTTCAGAATACATTATTGTAATATGGACTGCTACTAAGGTATATTATAGTTACTTTAACGTACCTATTTAATAACTTCTCACCTGTATTCCATTTCCTTCTAGCCGATCTAGTCTACTGGATAAATGATCAACATTATTCTTTAACAACTGGTAACTTATTTGAGAGTAGACAGACACAACCAGAGCAGAAATTGCAATAACAGCACTCAATATCTGGATGACATCATTACGCTTTTGTTGCATGACTACATAGCCTTTTTCCATTATGTAATCTAAAATTATTATACAAAAGTATATAGATACAAAACTTATAGATAAAAGATCCCAAAATATGATTTTTACTCAGATAGGTGCATTTAATGCTCACTATCTTATGTGTGAAACTTTAATCATAATATTatgataacataataataatagtaataaggcATACCAGACAAGCGAGTTTTTTATGAgaatttattacaaaatttcCCTCTGATGCTTCTAACCAAAACTGTTTTTCTTGCAAGTAAGTTTTATAATTGTAGAATTATTTAActaaaaaagtttaattttcaaattaaaCTGAACGGTTAAATATATTAATGTTAAGGATGAATAAAAATGCCATCATGCAAATGTATGCTAAGAGAgcctttttgttttcattgttttggtatTAAGAATCTTATTGGATATTTCTCCATTTGTATCGGCGCAAAAGACGTTTTGACAATTCATGGTAAAACCAAATTCATACCACAAAATATTTTGGTAagtaaaaatcaaaatgttgtttgaaaatatttgtgtatatgtTTCCGAGTTTAATGTTCAACCCTGATAAGTAGAATCAAAGActagttgtatatgtaatacACTTGCCTTATACAGTAGCACCTTCTGGTTACTGATATTCATGTCTAGCTGCTTTTATACTTCTGTAGAGCATCAGCATCCGTTTATGGAAAATTGGGTCAAGTAACATGTTGTTACATCACTGTCCGAGTGAAATACTACATCATTCACATTTCGCTGTTTCATCCATTTCACTAGCAAAGGCATTCTATCAGTTCTGACAGCTGTCTACCCTAGATGATTTGCAACAGTCATTAAGATAGAGAGTTGAAGTTTGGTCTGTAAACACTCCATTTCATCAAAAAATGTCTAATGTGGAGCACACAATGTCAGTGCTTCCAACATCGGCTTATACAAGCTATTATTAAACTAATGTTAGGGTTCTTTTTTTAAGTATACTCTGATGTGTATTGTATGTTAGCtaagtttttgtttaatcatGGCAACACAAGtaataaacaaaatttatcTTAGGATAGACCCTGTTGTCTGCTGAAGAGCACTGGTATTAACTGAGTTCAACATATGTCATTGATATATTTTTGATCATGGCTGTAAAGTACTTGAGAGTGATAAATCTTTAGTAACACTCGATACTTCATTAATTGCATGGTCAATCGTGCCACCATATATTTTCACTTGTGAATGTTTGCAGCATCATTTAGATAATATCATTgacagaaaaaattattttaagacaaatggtgagcaatttgtttacatttacacaaatgtcagttttaaaaaagcttaagTTTTCAAGTGTAAAGATAGGGGAAGTTGGGGTATATGCAGTTATGAAGTAGAATGGGATAAggcaatattttgtatataggAGAGCGGTAGCGAATCCTAATTAACACAGAGAGAATACCATTGACCTATGCTAACTCAATGTAAAGGTCATATTCTATTTTTTCATGATCAGAAAACTTGTAAAAGATTTTCATTTCTTTTCAAATTTCTTGCAAAAACCAAAGGTCATATGTCTAATTACTGAATCACAAATTATCTGTTTTATAACCAGTAACAACTTTTGCAACCTGTTCAGTGTTTAAGCCTCAGATGGCATAGAATTTAAAAATGATTCATTTATTCACTTTCTTTTTACACGTAAACTTTATAGACTAAGAGTATTGGGTAAAATGGATACTTTGTATCCCATTTTACCCAAAGCTATCCCAATTTTACCTCAGGCTGTGAAACTTCATTTCATTACACTTTCTAGGTGTTAATATTCCACAAGATTATGTAAGATAAACCAACAGGCACTCATGAGATGAGGATTCTATGCTTAAAGCAATAGCTGAAGTAAAGGAAGATGAATGTGGATGCCTGAGTGCCGCAAATAAGTATGGTGTTCCAAAAAAGTACATCAGAGCGCCGGTCTAAGAATGGCAACAAACCATTTCAAGAAACCAGTTAAGGACTGGGCAGTAGACCAACTACATTTACAATTAATTAAGAGGCTGAGCTTGCAGCATATGTAAAGTTTATAGATGGTCTATGGAAGTTGTATGGTCTGACTACAACTGGGTTGCATAGTTTGGTAAATCAATATGCTGAGAGCAACAACATTCAACATCCATTCCACAATGAGTCAAAACGATCTGGTTGGTAATGGATGAGAAGTTTCATGAGTAGTCATAACTTGTCACTGAAAAGCCCCGAGGCTACCTTCACAGCGCGAGCCCAAGGGTTCAATAGACGATCTGTATCCCCATTCTCTGACTTCTTGCAGAGTATTCAGGATGCTAAACAGTTTCCAGCAAGTAGTATATTTAACACGGCTGAGATAGGTGTTACTACAGTGCAAGCCAAAACCTCTAAAGTGGTTTCTCTTTGCAGAAAAACACAGGTGGGCTCTCTGACATCAGCTAAATGAGGTACCGTGAGCACTAAATTATTGTGCATGAATGCTGTTAGAATGTTTGTCTTTCCTATGCTAATTTGTCCTCGAGTCTGCATGAAGCTCTATTTCAAGTTAGGGGCCCACCAGATTCCCTCTGTGTCACACATCCTTCTGCATAGATTTCAAATTCAAGTGTTTGAAATGTGGTTTGAACAATTTCTCAAGCACACCGGGTCTACTCGAAACAACCCAGGTCTGCTGATACTTGATGGCCACAAAAAACCACAAACAGAATCTTGCTGTAATACAAAACGCAGTGATGTTACTAAACTTGGTTTGCCACCACACCATAGCCACTGCATGCAGCTCCTGGAGGTGTTTATGATGTGTTCACGCAGCACCTACTAAGACAAGGAAGTTGAGGTATGGCTGTGTAATAATCCCAGCCATGTAGTGGCGTTAGACAATGTAGCAACCTTATTGGGTAAGGCCAATGTCAAAGCTTCAGTTCCAGCAGATGCCACCAGTGAATTTAGGAGGAGTGTGATTCTCCCAACAGATCGTGAGGTATTCACTGATGACATGTTCGAGAGACCAGCATCTACTGACAATACAGAAGCATGCAATATCTATAAGCAGGTAGTCCTATTCCTTCACCTTTTCCAAGCAAATCATCAAACTCTGCATTAACTACCAGACACACATATTTTCATAAACACCCCAAAGAAATAT
Above is a window of Watersipora subatra chromosome 3, tzWatSuba1.1, whole genome shotgun sequence DNA encoding:
- the LOC137389873 gene encoding uncharacterized protein — protein: MEKGYVVMQQKRNDVIQILSAVIAISALVVSVYSQISYQLLKNNVDHLSSRLDRLEGNGIQVSMMSPNDMEHAIQKRSAEDEGVSDGILSQLSPGQLSYLRGPPGRDGRDGRDGRDCEESDLAGLRMRVGKLVNQTKSVVERPSARLSDNDELLQEFNQTIAHGLLSLLQSNNRKLDEIEQQLQTDEERRGPSSGVDIQPASGGGSSYIRWGRKLCGNSSELLYTGLAAGQHYNHEGGSSVYTCLPSEPEYNSYLGGDQGNYIYGAEYQSDSNIFPSRMHDQNVPCSRCYLPSRSTIIMIPAKRTCPSSWNKEYEGYLMSGHHGQKRAYNYVCMDKEPEALTGLHANSDGALFYFVQGSCSQLGYCPPYIQDAELACVVCSK